The Nitrospinaceae bacterium genome window below encodes:
- a CDS encoding radical SAM domain protein, giving the protein MMDVKNLTSLIIEPTNTCNLRCTFCFVTEGMNRKEGFMDLNLFKKVIDDSPGLEHLCMHNWGEPLLHEDIFRMFDYAHHAGVQHIVMNTNGTLLTDKMIDKIVGSPLSIIRFSIDGSAETFKKIRGVNLDKIERNIIKLKERKESRRPELGMGVVFTVEEDTQQDVDEYIAHWESIVDHVRQQPKLIQSPRKEVCPEPFGKDYGKLVVLWDGTVIPCCVDYNAELSLGNAWKDSVYDLWRGAAIEQLRDQHLSGEFPDTCRNCNECETGKTSKRFFYSAAPGAEV; this is encoded by the coding sequence ATGATGGATGTAAAAAATTTGACCTCGCTGATCATCGAGCCGACCAACACCTGCAACCTCCGTTGCACGTTTTGTTTTGTGACCGAGGGGATGAACCGCAAAGAGGGTTTCATGGATCTGAATCTGTTCAAAAAAGTGATCGACGATTCACCGGGCCTGGAGCACCTTTGCATGCACAACTGGGGTGAACCGCTCTTACATGAAGATATATTCCGCATGTTCGACTACGCCCACCATGCTGGAGTCCAGCACATCGTCATGAACACGAATGGAACTTTGCTGACGGACAAGATGATCGACAAAATCGTGGGCAGCCCTCTGAGCATCATTCGATTTTCCATCGACGGGTCGGCAGAGACATTCAAAAAAATCCGCGGGGTCAACCTGGATAAGATCGAAAGAAACATCATCAAACTTAAAGAAAGAAAAGAATCCCGGCGGCCGGAATTGGGCATGGGTGTGGTTTTTACGGTGGAGGAGGACACCCAGCAGGATGTCGATGAATACATCGCCCATTGGGAAAGCATCGTCGACCACGTGCGTCAGCAACCCAAACTCATACAGAGTCCGCGAAAAGAAGTGTGCCCGGAACCGTTCGGCAAGGATTATGGAAAACTGGTTGTGCTCTGGGACGGGACGGTGATCCCCTGTTGCGTCGATTACAACGCCGAACTTTCCCTCGGCAACGCCTGGAAGGATTCTGTGTATGACTTATGGCGCGGAGCGGCGATTGAACAGTTGCGTGATCAACATCTTTCGGGAGAATTTCCCGATACCTGCAGAAACTGCAACGAATGCGAAACCGGAAAAACAAGCAAGCGGTTTTTTTATTCGGCGGCGCCGGGGGCGGAAGTTTAA
- the arnC gene encoding undecaprenyl-phosphate 4-deoxy-4-formamido-L-arabinose transferase gives MDKSEPVEISLVIPVYNEAPILPELVSRLTAVCSGLGKSYEIILVDDGSCDASFQVLQELKKRDDALRVLKFTRNFGQQAAVLAGFRLCRGDIVVQLDSDLQHPPEEIPKLLDAFTDEVDLVTTIPLRRRDGLLRVLGSKYLHGFGKLLFGGAFKLNLSSFRAMRRPVIEKVEACRDQSRYMAVLMSWMGVPSVEIQVEHHIRQKGRTKYSILNLIQLTWDLITGYSSFPLRMVTYMGLLGAMLGFAVMMFLLYQRVVEGILIEGFIVLSAVFAFFASVQLLSIGFLGEYLGRVHMQIQNRPEYIVEKVVE, from the coding sequence ATGGATAAATCAGAACCGGTGGAGATATCCCTGGTGATTCCCGTTTATAACGAAGCGCCGATTTTGCCGGAGCTGGTTTCCCGGTTGACCGCGGTTTGTTCAGGTCTTGGAAAATCCTATGAGATTATTCTGGTGGATGACGGCAGTTGTGATGCGTCCTTTCAGGTTCTTCAGGAGTTAAAAAAGCGGGACGATGCTCTTAGAGTTTTGAAGTTCACACGCAACTTCGGCCAGCAGGCCGCGGTGCTTGCCGGGTTTCGTCTTTGCCGGGGTGACATCGTGGTTCAACTCGACTCAGACTTACAGCATCCACCGGAGGAAATCCCCAAGCTTCTCGATGCGTTCACCGATGAGGTGGATCTTGTGACCACAATTCCTTTGCGGCGGCGGGATGGATTGCTCCGGGTTTTAGGTTCAAAATATCTGCACGGGTTTGGAAAACTATTGTTTGGCGGTGCATTCAAATTGAACCTCAGTTCTTTTCGCGCCATGCGCCGCCCGGTGATCGAAAAAGTGGAAGCCTGCCGGGATCAGTCCCGCTACATGGCGGTGCTGATGAGCTGGATGGGCGTGCCTTCGGTAGAGATTCAGGTGGAGCATCATATTCGCCAAAAAGGTCGAACGAAATATTCCATATTGAACCTGATTCAACTCACCTGGGACCTCATCACCGGCTACTCCAGCTTTCCCCTGCGGATGGTGACCTATATGGGGTTGTTGGGCGCCATGCTGGGGTTTGCGGTCATGATGTTTCTGCTTTATCAGCGGGTGGTTGAGGGAATTTTGATCGAAGGATTCATCGTCCTCTCTGCGGTCTTCGCATTTTTCGCAAGCGTTCAGCTGCTCTCGATCGGATTTCTCGGGGAATACCTGGGGCGTGTGCACATGCAGATACAAAACCGTCCCGAATACATTGTCGAAAAGGTGGTTGAATGA